The Halobacterium litoreum genome includes a region encoding these proteins:
- a CDS encoding aldo/keto reductase — protein sequence MSQDSQRRTPLADGMPMFGLGTWQNEDADQCAESVRTAVDMGYRHVDTAQAYRNEDAVGRGLADADVDREDVFLATKVWTDNLAPADVHSSTADSLDRLGVDYVDLLYVHWPANEYQAEETLPAFAELKSEGAIKRIGVSNFEPRHLDEARDVLGELPFANQVEFHPLLQQTELREYAGNEDIELVAYSPLARGKVFDVPEIQDVAEKHDASEAQVSLAWVREKGVTAIPKATSEAHIADNWASLDLELDDEDVAKIDAIDRTERQVDPDFGPWN from the coding sequence ATGTCACAGGACTCCCAGCGACGCACACCGCTCGCCGACGGCATGCCGATGTTCGGCCTCGGCACGTGGCAGAACGAGGACGCCGACCAGTGCGCCGAGAGCGTGCGGACGGCCGTCGACATGGGCTACCGGCACGTCGACACCGCACAGGCGTACCGGAACGAGGACGCCGTGGGGCGTGGCCTCGCGGACGCCGACGTGGACCGCGAGGACGTGTTCCTCGCGACGAAAGTGTGGACTGACAACCTCGCGCCCGCCGACGTCCACTCCTCGACGGCCGACAGCCTCGACCGCCTCGGCGTCGACTACGTCGACCTGCTGTACGTCCACTGGCCGGCCAACGAGTACCAGGCCGAGGAGACGCTGCCGGCGTTCGCCGAACTCAAAAGCGAGGGCGCAATCAAGCGCATCGGCGTGAGCAACTTCGAGCCGCGCCACCTCGACGAGGCCCGCGACGTGCTCGGGGAACTCCCGTTCGCGAACCAGGTGGAGTTCCACCCGCTCCTCCAGCAGACGGAACTCCGCGAGTACGCCGGGAACGAAGACATCGAACTGGTCGCGTACTCGCCGCTCGCCCGCGGGAAGGTGTTCGACGTGCCCGAGATTCAGGACGTCGCCGAGAAACACGACGCGAGCGAGGCACAGGTCAGTCTCGCGTGGGTCCGAGAGAAGGGCGTCACTGCCATCCCGAAGGCGACCAGCGAGGCCCACATCGCGGACAACTGGGCGAGTCTCGACCTCGAACTCGACGACGAGGACGTCGCGAAAATCGACGCCATCGACCGGACGGAACGACAGGTCGACCCGGACTTCGGCCCGTGGAACTGA
- a CDS encoding PstS family phosphate ABC transporter substrate-binding protein — MADQSPQRRSSLSRRKLLGGLSSVGAAAIAGCTRSTGGGSNDDETTTESELTGSVTIKGSSTVYPVSLAMAEEFQKAHSKANVSVDSTGTGGGFKNHFCTGNADINDASREIKETEIEQCSSNDIEPIKFQIAGDALTVAVNNDADWVDCLTFDELTQIWGSDGAQRWSDVRSEWPDKQIDLYGPASTSGTFDWFTSNVVGEERGHRSDYEATEKDNVIVQGIEESKHAIGYFGYAYYQESSDRVKAVEVKRSESDTCTAPSLDNAKDGSYPLARPLYIYVAKESLANQTVSEFVRFYIEQAETDLVKEIGYVPESESQRDENLDTLDAAIEDVQ, encoded by the coding sequence ATGGCAGACCAGTCACCCCAACGTCGTTCCAGTCTCTCTCGGCGGAAACTATTGGGCGGTCTCAGTAGCGTCGGCGCGGCCGCAATCGCCGGCTGCACGCGCTCTACCGGCGGCGGGTCGAACGACGACGAGACGACTACGGAGAGCGAACTCACGGGCTCTGTCACCATCAAGGGGAGTTCGACGGTCTACCCCGTGTCGCTCGCGATGGCCGAGGAGTTCCAGAAGGCACACTCCAAGGCGAACGTCTCGGTCGACTCCACCGGGACCGGCGGTGGCTTCAAGAACCACTTCTGCACCGGGAACGCGGACATCAACGACGCGTCCCGCGAAATCAAGGAGACGGAAATCGAGCAGTGTTCCAGCAACGACATCGAACCGATCAAGTTCCAGATCGCGGGCGACGCGCTCACCGTCGCGGTGAACAACGACGCCGACTGGGTCGACTGTCTGACCTTCGACGAACTCACCCAAATCTGGGGGTCGGACGGCGCCCAGCGCTGGAGTGACGTGCGCTCGGAGTGGCCCGACAAACAGATCGACCTCTACGGTCCCGCCTCCACCTCCGGCACGTTCGACTGGTTCACGTCGAACGTCGTCGGCGAGGAGCGCGGCCACCGCAGCGACTACGAGGCCACCGAGAAGGACAACGTCATCGTGCAGGGCATCGAGGAGTCCAAGCACGCCATCGGCTACTTCGGGTACGCGTACTACCAGGAGAGTTCCGACCGCGTGAAGGCCGTCGAAGTCAAGCGCTCCGAGAGCGACACCTGTACCGCGCCGAGCCTCGACAACGCCAAGGACGGGAGTTACCCGCTCGCGCGCCCGCTGTACATCTACGTCGCGAAGGAGTCGCTGGCCAACCAGACCGTCAGCGAGTTCGTACGCTTCTACATCGAGCAGGCCGAGACCGACCTCGTGAAGGAAATCGGCTACGTACCGGAGAGCGAGTCCCAGCGCGACGAGAACCTCGACACGCTCGACGCCGCAATCGAGGACGTGCAGTAA
- the gfcR gene encoding transcriptional regulator GfcR, with protein MKNVDDLIDSAADLAARGLSRGEIADELNVSRETASWLVERAGTTATSTDDEPEGGPQDVHVDWSNIGEAGARLSAVGVALADALRDHSHDVDLIVGVEKAGVPLATAVSNELKTDLATYTPAKHQWEEGDMEDLGGSFSRNFAQVEGRDCFVVDDTVTSGTTMHEAVDAVRDSGGEPVACGVLVDKQGLGDVDDVPVESLLQVIRVGADD; from the coding sequence ATGAAGAACGTAGACGACCTCATCGACAGCGCGGCGGACCTCGCCGCCCGCGGCCTCTCGCGGGGCGAAATCGCGGACGAACTCAACGTCTCCCGTGAGACCGCGAGTTGGCTCGTCGAGCGCGCCGGCACCACCGCCACCAGCACCGACGACGAACCCGAGGGCGGCCCGCAGGACGTCCACGTCGACTGGAGCAACATCGGCGAAGCCGGTGCCCGACTCTCCGCCGTCGGCGTCGCGCTCGCGGACGCGCTCCGCGACCACAGCCACGACGTCGACCTCATCGTCGGCGTCGAGAAGGCCGGCGTTCCGCTCGCCACCGCCGTCTCGAACGAACTGAAGACCGACCTCGCGACGTACACGCCCGCCAAACACCAGTGGGAGGAAGGCGACATGGAGGACCTCGGCGGCAGTTTCTCCCGGAACTTCGCGCAGGTCGAGGGCCGGGACTGCTTCGTCGTAGACGACACCGTCACCTCCGGCACCACGATGCACGAGGCCGTCGACGCGGTCCGCGACAGCGGCGGCGAACCGGTCGCCTGTGGCGTCCTCGTCGACAAACAGGGGCTCGGCGACGTGGACGACGTGCCCGTCGAGTCGCTGTTGCAGGTCATCCGCGTCGGCGCCGACGACTGA
- the pstB gene encoding phosphate ABC transporter ATP-binding protein PstB, translating into MSQNEMNTTDADEDDALVSPQPGAVVDDDSTDTAGPETTLVEARDLDVFYGEEQALDSVDIEIPENRVTAMIGPSGCGKSTFLRCINRMNDLIDVARVEGDLLFEGKNVYDDDVDPVALRRRIGMVFQQPNPFPKSIYENVAYGLRVQGRTENLDEKVEQALKNAALWDEVEGRLDESGLDLSGGQQQRLCIARAIAVDPDVILMDEPASALDPVATSQIEDLIDDLREEYTVVIVTHNMQQAARISDKTAVFLTGGRLVEFDDTEKIFENPESDRVEDYITGKFG; encoded by the coding sequence ATGTCACAGAACGAGATGAACACCACCGACGCCGACGAGGACGACGCGCTCGTGTCGCCCCAGCCCGGCGCCGTGGTCGACGACGACAGCACCGACACCGCGGGCCCCGAGACGACGCTCGTCGAAGCCCGCGACCTCGACGTGTTCTACGGCGAGGAGCAAGCACTCGACAGCGTCGACATCGAAATTCCCGAGAACCGCGTCACCGCGATGATCGGTCCCTCGGGGTGTGGGAAGTCGACGTTCCTCCGGTGTATCAACCGGATGAACGACCTCATCGACGTCGCGCGCGTCGAGGGCGACCTCCTCTTCGAGGGGAAGAACGTCTACGACGACGACGTCGACCCGGTTGCGCTGCGCCGCCGCATCGGGATGGTGTTCCAGCAGCCCAACCCGTTCCCGAAGAGCATCTACGAGAACGTCGCGTACGGCCTGCGCGTCCAGGGCCGCACCGAGAACTTAGACGAGAAGGTCGAACAGGCGCTGAAGAACGCCGCGCTCTGGGACGAAGTCGAGGGCCGACTCGACGAGAGCGGGCTCGACCTCTCCGGCGGCCAGCAACAGCGCCTCTGTATCGCGCGCGCCATCGCCGTCGACCCCGACGTCATCCTGATGGACGAGCCGGCGAGCGCGCTCGACCCGGTCGCCACCAGCCAGATCGAGGACCTCATCGACGACCTCCGCGAGGAGTACACGGTCGTCATCGTCACGCACAACATGCAACAGGCCGCTCGCATCTCCGACAAGACGGCGGTGTTCCTCACCGGCGGTCGCCTCGTCGAGTTCGACGACACGGAGAAAATCTTCGAGAACCCCGAGAGCGACCGCGTCGAAGATTACATCACCGGGAAGTTCGGGTAA
- the phoU gene encoding phosphate signaling complex protein PhoU, whose amino-acid sequence MARESYQEKLETLQDDVLYMSEVVTDRLRLALESMEQKDHDTAWDVIDGDDEINQLYLDLEEDCIDLLALQQPVAGDLRLIASSFKIITDLERIADLAVNLAEYTLDADRDMSPEVDVQAIGNTTIEMVEDAMDAYAEEDIDACFAVAERDDDLDDRCRQASDTVMRDLIEKEVDADADEAEVEAIMQDVSRLLLTVRDLERIGDHAVNISARTVYMVEKDDSLIY is encoded by the coding sequence ATGGCACGAGAGAGCTACCAAGAGAAACTCGAGACCCTCCAGGACGACGTCCTCTACATGAGCGAGGTCGTCACGGACCGACTCCGCCTCGCGCTGGAGTCGATGGAACAGAAAGACCACGACACCGCGTGGGACGTCATCGACGGTGACGACGAAATCAACCAACTGTACCTCGACCTCGAAGAGGACTGCATCGACCTGCTCGCGCTCCAGCAGCCGGTCGCGGGCGACCTCCGCCTCATCGCGTCGTCGTTCAAAATCATCACCGACCTCGAACGCATCGCCGACCTCGCGGTGAACCTCGCGGAGTACACGCTCGACGCCGACCGCGACATGTCCCCCGAGGTCGACGTGCAGGCCATCGGCAACACCACCATCGAGATGGTCGAGGACGCCATGGACGCGTACGCCGAGGAAGACATCGACGCCTGCTTCGCCGTCGCCGAGCGCGACGACGACCTCGACGACCGCTGCCGGCAGGCCTCCGACACGGTCATGCGCGACCTCATCGAGAAGGAAGTCGACGCCGACGCCGACGAAGCCGAAGTCGAAGCCATCATGCAGGACGTCTCCCGCCTCCTGCTCACCGTCCGCGACCTCGAACGCATCGGCGACCACGCCGTCAACATCTCCGCGCGCACCGTCTACATGGTCGAGAAAGACGACTCTCTCATCTACTAA
- the pstA gene encoding phosphate ABC transporter permease PstA, whose translation MATESGQSSWYGEGEGVSQFRSRVFRFVCLGASLFGLALVGVFLVKVFLDAIRPLSADAGWHLTFFLTLVAPTTGLLGYYWLNDRVAGWNGVVLGAIPLFGLILGAGLVLVFVQVYSLLTWFGVAIGLAATAAVFYAHRRFRREASGERNVVTALAFLAGVVGVPYTGRGFEVMSLAELANYYLPVLPSDIAIAVLTLVVPAAAYAGNFVRERHESSRAGLAAAGVVVAVAAGAVALAPTVGVPSWNLVVLALPVFVPTLLYAESFFRLDEHRSALAFPVVLYGGVLAGAFAVRALDYAGPNSWLDWQFLTGLPSRFPEQAGFYPAIVGSVMIMLVIIVGVAPLGVAAAIYLEEYATHEGALGAVVKLIEVNIGNLAGVPSVVYGLLALGVFVNTLGMQPGIVVLGGLAVGLLVLPIVIISSQEAIRAVPDSLRQASYGMGATKWQTVRNVVLPEALPGILTGSILAFGRAIGETAPLLMIGVAAAIFRAPGGFFETTSAMPRQVFAWSTKPAAEFRYGVLAAGVVTLLVVLLAMNAAAIVIRNKYQRN comes from the coding sequence ATGGCGACCGAATCCGGTCAGTCGTCGTGGTACGGCGAGGGCGAGGGCGTCAGCCAGTTCCGGAGCCGAGTCTTCCGGTTTGTCTGTCTCGGCGCGTCCCTGTTCGGTCTCGCGCTCGTCGGCGTCTTCCTCGTGAAGGTGTTCCTCGACGCGATTCGCCCGCTGTCGGCGGACGCCGGCTGGCACCTGACGTTCTTCCTGACGCTGGTCGCGCCGACCACCGGCCTGCTCGGTTACTACTGGCTGAACGACCGCGTCGCCGGCTGGAACGGCGTCGTCCTCGGGGCGATTCCGCTGTTCGGCCTCATCCTCGGCGCGGGACTCGTGCTCGTGTTCGTGCAGGTCTACTCGCTTTTGACGTGGTTCGGCGTCGCAATCGGGCTGGCGGCGACCGCCGCGGTCTTCTACGCACACCGCCGCTTCCGCCGGGAAGCGAGCGGCGAACGCAACGTCGTCACGGCGCTCGCGTTCCTCGCGGGCGTCGTCGGCGTCCCCTACACCGGACGCGGCTTCGAGGTGATGAGCCTCGCCGAACTCGCCAACTACTACCTCCCGGTGCTCCCATCGGACATCGCAATCGCCGTGCTCACGCTGGTCGTTCCGGCCGCGGCGTACGCGGGTAACTTCGTCCGCGAGCGCCACGAGAGTTCGCGCGCTGGCCTCGCCGCCGCCGGCGTCGTCGTCGCGGTGGCCGCCGGTGCGGTCGCGCTCGCACCGACCGTCGGCGTCCCGTCGTGGAACCTCGTCGTGCTCGCGCTCCCCGTGTTCGTGCCGACGCTCCTGTACGCCGAGTCGTTCTTCCGACTCGACGAACACCGGAGCGCGCTGGCGTTCCCGGTCGTCCTGTACGGCGGCGTGCTCGCCGGCGCGTTCGCCGTCCGCGCTCTCGACTACGCCGGCCCGAACTCGTGGCTCGACTGGCAGTTCCTCACCGGCCTGCCGTCTCGATTCCCCGAGCAAGCCGGCTTCTACCCCGCCATCGTCGGGTCCGTGATGATCATGCTGGTCATCATCGTCGGCGTCGCGCCGCTCGGCGTCGCCGCCGCAATCTACCTCGAAGAGTACGCCACCCACGAGGGAGCCCTCGGGGCGGTCGTGAAACTCATCGAGGTGAACATCGGGAACCTCGCGGGCGTCCCGTCGGTCGTCTACGGCCTGCTCGCGCTCGGCGTGTTCGTGAACACGCTCGGGATGCAACCCGGCATCGTCGTGCTCGGCGGCCTCGCGGTCGGCCTGCTCGTCCTCCCCATCGTCATCATCTCCTCGCAGGAGGCGATTCGCGCCGTGCCGGACTCGCTCCGGCAGGCGTCCTACGGCATGGGCGCGACGAAGTGGCAGACCGTCCGGAACGTCGTCCTGCCCGAGGCGCTGCCCGGCATCCTCACCGGTTCGATTCTCGCGTTCGGGCGCGCCATCGGCGAGACCGCACCGCTGCTGATGATCGGGGTCGCGGCCGCCATCTTCCGTGCGCCCGGCGGCTTCTTCGAGACGACGAGCGCGATGCCCCGGCAGGTGTTCGCGTGGTCGACGAAGCCGGCCGCGGAGTTCCGGTACGGCGTCCTCGCCGCGGGCGTCGTCACCCTGCTCGTGGTCCTGCTCGCGATGAACGCCGCCGCAATCGTCATTCGGAACAAATACCAGCGTAACTGA
- a CDS encoding phosphate signaling complex PhoU family protein codes for MERRKVQVTGGSTFTVSIPKDWARDHDVAAGDEVGFHPDSGSLLLTPVADAETEEGTLDVSGMAGDELMRAVMTMYVSGFDVLALEGDRITADQRRVIRNATQGLVGLEVLEETGDRVVIQDLLDSSELSIHNAVRRMHLISVSMLGDALEALRDRDPDIARDVTERDDDVDRLWYVVSRIFRGALRSPKIAQEIGVSRETAFDYHSSARQLERVADHAAKISNVTRDLESDVPAEVVDALAELQSDAADIIETAMEALFAEDADEATRLANAARADVRAIDEHTRTIDDLLHDLDPHQAQHLGLVVDSLSRSADYGGNIAETALQKAAPTPGP; via the coding sequence ATGGAACGCAGGAAGGTCCAAGTTACGGGCGGTTCCACGTTCACGGTCTCGATTCCGAAAGACTGGGCGCGAGACCACGACGTGGCGGCCGGCGACGAGGTCGGCTTCCACCCCGACAGCGGGTCGCTTCTGTTGACGCCCGTGGCCGACGCCGAAACCGAGGAGGGGACACTCGACGTCTCCGGGATGGCCGGCGACGAACTCATGCGCGCCGTCATGACGATGTACGTCAGCGGCTTCGACGTGCTCGCGCTCGAAGGCGACCGCATCACGGCCGACCAGCGCCGCGTCATCCGGAACGCCACGCAGGGCCTCGTCGGCCTCGAAGTCCTCGAGGAGACCGGCGACCGCGTCGTCATCCAGGACCTCCTGGACTCCTCGGAGCTCTCCATCCACAACGCCGTCCGGCGCATGCACCTCATCTCCGTCTCCATGCTCGGTGACGCACTGGAGGCGCTGCGGGACCGCGACCCCGACATCGCGCGCGACGTCACCGAACGCGACGACGACGTCGACCGCCTCTGGTACGTCGTCTCCCGCATCTTCCGCGGCGCGCTTCGCTCCCCGAAGATAGCACAGGAGATCGGCGTCAGCCGCGAGACGGCCTTCGACTACCATTCCAGCGCCCGGCAACTCGAACGCGTCGCCGACCACGCAGCGAAAATCAGCAACGTCACGCGAGACCTAGAGAGCGACGTCCCGGCGGAGGTCGTCGACGCGCTCGCGGAACTCCAGTCCGACGCCGCCGACATCATCGAGACGGCGATGGAGGCGCTGTTCGCGGAGGACGCCGACGAAGCCACGCGACTCGCGAACGCCGCGCGCGCGGACGTCCGCGCCATCGACGAACACACGCGGACCATCGACGACCTGCTCCACGACCTCGACCCCCACCAGGCACAGCACCTCGGCCTCGTCGTCGACTCGCTGTCCCGGAGCGCCGACTACGGCGGCAACATCGCCGAGACGGCTCTCCAGAAGGCCGCTCCGACGCCGGGCCCGTGA
- a CDS encoding glutaredoxin family protein, translated as MAFDPLDSSMDQEAVDDIVATAIENNEVVLFMKGTPQMPQCGFSQRAIDLVTQHRPDVHTVDVLQSIDEFRNALDDHSGWETIPQTFVHGEFVGGSDVLGELDERGELADELDAENAPDPEEVETESADDDGVQSPF; from the coding sequence ATGGCCTTCGACCCCCTCGACTCCTCGATGGACCAGGAGGCAGTCGACGACATCGTCGCCACCGCCATCGAGAACAACGAGGTCGTCCTCTTCATGAAGGGCACCCCCCAGATGCCCCAGTGCGGGTTCTCCCAGCGCGCCATCGACCTCGTCACCCAGCACCGCCCGGACGTCCACACCGTCGACGTGCTCCAGAGCATCGACGAGTTCCGGAACGCCCTCGACGACCACAGCGGCTGGGAGACCATCCCCCAGACGTTCGTCCACGGCGAGTTCGTCGGCGGGAGCGACGTGCTCGGCGAACTCGACGAACGCGGCGAACTCGCGGACGAACTCGACGCCGAGAACGCGCCCGACCCCGAGGAAGTCGAGACCGAGTCGGCCGACGACGACGGCGTGCAGTCCCCCTTCTAG
- the pstC gene encoding phosphate ABC transporter permease subunit PstC translates to MSEESTTPDFAGGARARSAKEQSIKWTLFACAALSVLVTVGIVLTLLFDALSFFRSVPLTEFFLSTTWSPSIEETYGVLPLLAGTLIVTVISALIAIPVGTAAAVYLSEYASDRVRSVLKPGLEILAGIPTVVYGYFALVYLTPFLDWVGLPVGAFSTLSASIMVGVMIIPMVSSLSEDAMSSVPDSLRQGAYGLGATKYEVSTGVVIPGAVSGIFSSYILALSRAIGETMIVAVAMGMRARMPTPGNLEAVVFKSGETMTVAMVELVGSEIAGGTVAYKSLFAIGLTLFVVTFVMNLLSNWVASRYREEYQ, encoded by the coding sequence ATGAGTGAGGAATCGACCACACCGGACTTCGCCGGCGGCGCTCGCGCCCGCTCCGCGAAAGAGCAGTCCATCAAGTGGACGCTGTTCGCGTGTGCGGCGCTGTCCGTACTCGTCACCGTCGGCATCGTCCTGACGCTGCTGTTCGACGCGCTGAGTTTCTTCCGCAGCGTCCCGCTGACGGAGTTCTTCCTGTCGACGACGTGGAGTCCGAGCATCGAGGAGACGTACGGCGTCCTGCCGCTGTTGGCCGGGACGCTCATCGTCACCGTCATCTCGGCGCTCATCGCGATTCCCGTCGGGACGGCGGCCGCCGTCTACCTGAGCGAGTACGCGAGCGACCGCGTGCGCTCGGTTCTCAAGCCCGGCCTCGAAATCCTCGCGGGCATCCCGACGGTCGTCTACGGCTACTTCGCGCTCGTCTACCTCACGCCGTTCCTCGACTGGGTCGGCCTCCCGGTCGGCGCGTTCTCCACGCTCAGCGCCTCCATCATGGTCGGCGTGATGATCATCCCGATGGTGTCGAGTCTCAGCGAGGACGCGATGAGTTCCGTGCCGGACTCGCTCCGGCAGGGCGCCTACGGCCTCGGCGCGACCAAGTACGAGGTGTCGACCGGCGTCGTCATTCCGGGTGCGGTCTCCGGCATCTTCTCGTCGTACATCCTCGCGCTCTCGCGGGCCATCGGCGAGACGATGATCGTCGCCGTCGCGATGGGGATGCGCGCGCGGATGCCGACCCCCGGAAACCTCGAGGCGGTCGTGTTCAAGTCCGGCGAGACGATGACCGTCGCGATGGTCGAACTCGTCGGCAGCGAAATCGCGGGCGGCACCGTCGCGTACAAGTCGCTGTTCGCAATCGGTCTCACGCTGTTCGTCGTCACGTTCGTCATGAATCTGCTCAGCAACTGGGTGGCGTCGCGGTACAGGGAGGAGTACCAATGA
- a CDS encoding digeranylgeranylglycerophospholipid reductase, translating into MSDHHDVVVAGAGPAGAQCARDLAERGYDVVVLEAEPEGDFPRQSNKSTAGTFASAMGAFGIPDDVVMQYTDDVVLESPNEYFVQHQPGAVLEFADFKNWLVEEGRDAGATYRFEARANNPITEGGEIVGVQYAGDEEVYADIVVDASGPAAPLAKKLGVTDLKRHNQAIGIEWEMEGVDVAHDGYADLHDAMMLRLDHDLAPGGYSWIFHTGEDTAKVGLCYIQNESYQQYGKEGMSIDGYLDYWMERDPRLQNAEKLDGKQHRGSAHIQMPTGLSTDNFMAIGDTVPTVDPLWGEGIQKCMESGRVAAITADRCLMGSERDTSAANMSIYDNLWHERVAPNMRTRLTMTQLLYLASNDRYDRLMADLNDAGEDVLEAANAGSRRALAKLFHASDLPLLARFAKQRLAE; encoded by the coding sequence ATGTCTGACCACCACGACGTCGTCGTCGCCGGCGCCGGCCCGGCAGGAGCACAGTGCGCGCGAGACCTCGCAGAGCGAGGGTACGACGTTGTCGTCCTCGAAGCCGAACCCGAGGGCGACTTCCCTCGACAGTCGAACAAGTCCACCGCCGGGACGTTCGCGTCCGCGATGGGCGCGTTCGGGATTCCCGACGACGTGGTGATGCAGTACACCGACGACGTCGTCCTCGAATCCCCGAACGAGTACTTCGTCCAGCACCAGCCGGGCGCCGTCCTCGAGTTCGCGGACTTCAAGAACTGGCTCGTCGAGGAGGGCCGGGACGCCGGCGCGACGTACCGCTTCGAGGCCCGCGCGAACAACCCCATCACGGAGGGCGGCGAAATCGTCGGCGTGCAGTACGCCGGCGACGAGGAGGTGTACGCCGACATCGTCGTCGACGCCAGCGGTCCCGCCGCGCCGCTCGCGAAGAAACTCGGCGTGACTGACCTGAAACGCCACAATCAGGCCATCGGCATCGAGTGGGAGATGGAGGGCGTGGACGTGGCCCACGACGGCTACGCGGACCTCCACGACGCGATGATGCTGCGCCTCGACCACGACCTCGCGCCCGGCGGCTACTCGTGGATCTTCCACACCGGCGAGGACACCGCGAAGGTCGGCCTCTGTTACATCCAGAACGAGAGCTACCAGCAGTACGGCAAGGAGGGCATGAGCATCGACGGCTACCTCGACTACTGGATGGAGCGAGACCCCCGCCTCCAGAACGCCGAAAAACTCGACGGCAAGCAACACCGCGGCTCCGCGCACATCCAGATGCCGACCGGCCTCAGCACGGACAACTTCATGGCCATCGGCGACACCGTGCCGACGGTCGACCCGCTGTGGGGAGAAGGCATCCAGAAGTGCATGGAGTCCGGTCGGGTCGCCGCCATCACCGCGGACCGCTGTCTGATGGGGAGCGAGCGCGACACGTCCGCCGCGAACATGTCGATTTACGACAACCTCTGGCACGAGCGCGTCGCGCCGAACATGCGCACCCGGCTGACGATGACACAACTGCTCTACCTCGCGTCGAACGACCGCTACGACCGACTGATGGCGGACCTGAACGACGCGGGCGAGGACGTGTTGGAGGCCGCGAACGCGGGAAGTCGGCGCGCGCTCGCCAAGCTGTTCCACGCGAGCGACCTGCCGTTGCTCGCGCGGTTCGCGAAACAGCGCCTCGCGGAGTGA
- a CDS encoding phosphoadenosine phosphosulfate reductase family protein, whose amino-acid sequence MSEEFPDYLDVDYSAGEGESPEDYPTLQDKLEKAIEVTRKGLEEYENPAIMWTGGKDSTLTLYFVKEVAEKFDLEVPPAIFIDHYQHFDDLHDFVDKWAEEWDLDVVYAQNTDIGEYVDENGLEPGDDIPIEDLNEQNQHHVRDLLEYEEDTFPFLLDTYVGNHLLKTVALNNALEEHDVDGILSGIRWDEQEARADETFFSPRHDPDVYPPHDRIQPIVQFDEAAVWDAFWYYVVPETVEDFPDDGYVPQSFDDLPNDLTHEDIPVSPKYFKGFRSLGSEVSTDKASEEPAWLQDLENTTERAGRAQDKEDLMERLRDLGYM is encoded by the coding sequence ATGAGCGAGGAGTTCCCCGACTACCTCGACGTCGACTACAGCGCGGGCGAAGGCGAGTCCCCCGAGGACTACCCGACGCTCCAGGACAAACTCGAGAAAGCAATCGAGGTCACCCGCAAGGGCCTCGAAGAGTACGAGAACCCCGCCATCATGTGGACCGGTGGCAAGGACTCGACGCTCACGCTCTACTTTGTCAAAGAGGTCGCCGAGAAGTTCGACCTCGAAGTCCCGCCCGCCATCTTCATCGACCACTACCAGCACTTCGACGACCTGCACGACTTCGTCGACAAGTGGGCCGAGGAGTGGGACCTCGACGTCGTCTACGCACAGAACACGGATATCGGCGAGTACGTCGACGAAAACGGCCTCGAACCCGGCGACGACATCCCCATCGAGGACCTCAACGAGCAGAACCAGCACCACGTCCGGGACCTCCTCGAGTACGAGGAGGACACGTTCCCGTTCCTGCTGGACACCTACGTCGGCAACCACCTCCTGAAGACCGTCGCGCTCAACAACGCGCTCGAAGAGCACGACGTCGACGGCATCCTCTCGGGCATCCGCTGGGACGAACAGGAAGCCCGCGCCGACGAGACGTTCTTCAGTCCGCGCCACGACCCCGACGTCTACCCCCCCCACGACCGCATCCAGCCCATCGTCCAGTTCGACGAAGCCGCGGTCTGGGACGCCTTCTGGTACTACGTCGTCCCCGAGACCGTCGAGGACTTCCCGGACGACGGCTACGTCCCGCAGTCCTTCGACGACCTCCCGAACGACCTCACGCACGAGGACATCCCGGTCTCCCCGAAGTACTTCAAGGGCTTCCGGAGCCTCGGCAGCGAAGTCTCCACCGACAAAGCCAGCGAGGAGCCGGCGTGGCTCCAGGACCTCGAGAACACGACCGAGCGCGCGGGCCGCGCCCAGGACAAAGAAGACCTGATGGAGCGCCTGCGCGACCTCGGCTACATGTAA